From Streptomyces sp. TLI_235, a single genomic window includes:
- a CDS encoding 3-oxoacyl-[acyl-carrier protein] reductase: protein MTRNVVVTGGGTGIGYEVARRFAEAGERVVIVGRRRAVLEQAAAELGENVSPLVCDLADPDAVEHALDALPATVDVLVNNAGSRETVIGAGPHAVLARWRGDFERNVLTVVLLTESIRERLTPGSGRVVTVSSIAALRGAGSYGAAKASLHAWNHFLAAQLGPSGITANIVAPGTVSGTEFFGPRLDEAEVSRRAARTLLGRIGEPFEVAAAVYFLASSEAGFITGEILHCNGGELLGR, encoded by the coding sequence ATGACCAGGAACGTCGTCGTCACCGGTGGTGGCACCGGCATCGGGTACGAGGTGGCCCGCCGGTTCGCCGAGGCGGGGGAGCGCGTGGTGATCGTCGGGCGCCGGCGCGCGGTGCTGGAGCAGGCCGCGGCCGAACTCGGCGAGAACGTCTCCCCGCTGGTCTGCGACCTCGCGGACCCGGACGCGGTGGAGCACGCCCTGGACGCCCTGCCGGCGACCGTGGACGTCCTGGTCAACAACGCGGGCTCGCGGGAGACGGTGATCGGTGCCGGCCCGCACGCCGTCCTGGCCCGCTGGCGCGGCGACTTCGAGCGCAATGTGCTGACGGTGGTGCTGCTCACCGAGTCGATCCGGGAGCGGCTGACACCGGGCTCCGGCCGCGTGGTGACGGTCAGCTCGATCGCGGCGCTGCGCGGCGCCGGCTCGTACGGGGCGGCGAAGGCCTCGCTGCACGCCTGGAACCACTTCCTGGCCGCCCAGTTGGGCCCCTCCGGGATCACCGCGAACATCGTCGCCCCGGGCACCGTGTCGGGCACCGAGTTCTTCGGCCCGCGGCTGGACGAGGCGGAGGTCTCCCGCCGGGCCGCGCGCACGCTGCTCGGCCGGATCGGCGAGCCCTTCGAGGTCGCCGCGGCGGTCTACTTCCTGGCGTCCTCGGAGGCCGGGTTCATCACCGGCGAGATCCTGCACTGCAACGGCGGCGAGCTGCTCGGCCGTTGA
- a CDS encoding citrate synthase: protein MRIHFVGEEDVSDNSVVLRYQDGEYEYPVVESTAGNAGFDISKLLPQTGLVTLDNGFGNTAAYKSAITFVDGDNGILRYRGYPIEQLAERGNFIETAYLLINGELPKAEELTAFTNEITQHTLLHEDVKRFYQGFPRDAHPMAMLSSVVGALSTFYPLSHNPFDADQRHMSTVRLLAKLPTIAAYAYKKAMGQPFVYPRNDLSYVENFLRMTFAVPAEDFEINPVIVNALDKLLILHADHEQNCSTSTVRLVGSSHANLFASISAGISALWGPLHGGANQAVLEMLEQIQKDGGDVDAFIRKVKNREDGVKLMGFGHRVYKAFDPRAAQVKLLAHEVLGQLGKSDELLDIALKLEEHALSDDFFVSRKLYPNVDFYTGLIYRAMGFPTSMFTVLFALGRLPGWIAHWHEMINDPTSRIGRPRQIYTGTAIRDYVELGDR from the coding sequence ATGAGGATTCATTTCGTCGGTGAGGAAGACGTGAGCGACAACTCGGTAGTACTGCGGTACCAGGACGGCGAGTACGAGTACCCCGTCGTCGAGAGCACTGCGGGCAACGCCGGCTTCGACATCTCGAAGCTGCTCCCGCAGACCGGCCTGGTCACCCTGGACAACGGCTTCGGCAACACCGCCGCCTACAAGTCCGCGATCACCTTCGTGGACGGCGACAACGGCATCCTGCGCTACCGCGGTTACCCGATCGAGCAGCTGGCCGAGCGCGGCAACTTCATCGAGACCGCCTACCTGCTGATCAACGGTGAGCTGCCGAAGGCCGAGGAGCTGACGGCCTTCACCAACGAGATCACCCAGCACACCCTGCTGCACGAGGACGTCAAGCGCTTCTACCAGGGTTTCCCGCGGGACGCCCACCCGATGGCGATGCTGTCCTCGGTGGTCGGTGCGCTCTCCACGTTCTACCCGCTGAGCCACAACCCGTTCGACGCGGACCAGCGCCACATGTCGACCGTCCGCCTGCTGGCCAAGCTGCCGACGATCGCCGCGTACGCGTACAAGAAGGCGATGGGCCAGCCCTTCGTCTACCCGCGCAACGACCTGAGCTACGTCGAGAACTTCCTGCGGATGACGTTCGCCGTCCCCGCCGAGGACTTCGAGATCAACCCGGTCATCGTCAACGCCCTCGACAAGCTGCTGATCCTGCACGCGGACCACGAGCAGAACTGCTCGACGTCCACCGTGCGCCTGGTCGGCTCCAGCCACGCCAACCTGTTCGCCTCGATCTCGGCGGGCATCTCGGCGCTGTGGGGCCCGCTGCACGGCGGCGCCAACCAGGCCGTCCTGGAGATGCTCGAGCAGATCCAGAAGGACGGCGGCGACGTCGACGCCTTCATCCGCAAGGTGAAGAACCGCGAGGACGGCGTCAAGCTGATGGGCTTCGGCCACCGCGTGTACAAGGCGTTCGACCCGCGTGCCGCGCAGGTCAAGCTGCTGGCGCACGAGGTGCTCGGCCAGCTCGGCAAGAGCGACGAGCTGCTCGACATCGCGCTGAAGCTGGAGGAGCACGCGCTCAGCGACGACTTCTTCGTCTCGCGCAAGCTGTACCCGAACGTGGACTTCTACACGGGCCTGATCTACCGGGCCATGGGCTTCCCGACCAGCATGTTCACCGTGCTGTTCGCGCTGGGCCGGCTGCCCGGCTGGATCGCCCACTGGCACGAGATGATCAACGACCCGACCAGCCGCATCGGCCGTCCGCGGCAGATCTACACCGGCACCGCGATCCGCGACTACGTGGAGCTCGGCGACCGCTGA